In Bradysia coprophila strain Holo2 chromosome X unlocalized genomic scaffold, BU_Bcop_v1 contig_38, whole genome shotgun sequence, the following proteins share a genomic window:
- the LOC119069623 gene encoding uncharacterized protein LOC119069623, which produces MAAQTIAVISLISFLSLTYGQNDQPFRTKAIDGNSGLYFEDTGKVIFYSQEWKIVSNVNLTDYHNELSNIRYVVYNIRNYCEELKSIEAEKNASVKGNEGCGPALLKLNFLMADIDTNDNQWLGKDKRAKRNAFSDLVSDDWPSDHSTFLNEFTNMSAHGVETSASATEQTSYVMSTLNSVRKLSKNNESIDAYIANQLSQVHNTLVAARNGTVNAVRLFQLRTTIPDIISYQLLILTNFASKQKQYLNLMSLVGVANAPVLTILPTSILLSELNNIRSIVSEKGLGFPVQLASENVHLLLHILTPEISRCGDQVFITFKIPLIAKLTGNYFTLFKITSALNNVSGTIYSFIVPNHEVIAIDAHKEHYVVLSVDDLKKCRQVGNGTATLCKQTSPPMSVRTSTECEIMILLKYRIPKWCDERYIRNYADIFIRVMQPNTWLVTMPKSSKIRYLCEGKKIYETTSQINGLLTIDSNCQFFTDDVVIAGDTTLPKRSVREHLVGHFEKEQQLNETSGLESNEHFTSNHIAQVIGFGESEYLLRISCSRSDARIMKSVTELEDKVATRFGPEISLVIDAFIICCTVLFSACFLIATCKAIEDYRAWKLKHPSTITPKPSAPAATTKTFISTA; this is translated from the coding sequence ATGGCTGCGCAAACAATTGCCGTAATTTCATTGATCAGCTTCCTATCGCTGACATACGGACAAAATGATCAACCATTCCGAACAAAAGCTATTGATGGAAACTCCGGTCTTTATTTTGAGGATACTGGCAAAGTGATTTTCTACAGCCAAGAATGGAAAATCGTTTCGAATGTAAATCTGACCGATTACCATAACGAGCTGAGTAACATTCGATATGTCGTTTACAACATCAGGAACTACTGTGAGGAGCTGAAGTCAATTGAAGCGGAGAAAAATGCTTCGGTAAAAGGCAACGAGGGATGTGGACCGGCACTGcttaaattaaactttttaatgGCTGACATCGACACGAATGATAATCAATGGTTGGGCAAAGATAAACGAGCGAAAAGGAATGCCTTCTCCGACCTGGTGTCAGATGACTGGCCGAGCGATCATTCGACGTTTCTGAATGAATTTACAAATATGTCCGCACATGGCGTGGAAACAAGCGCATCTGCAACTGAACAAACATCTTACGTCATGTCGACGTTGAATTCAGTCCGGAaattatccaaaaataatgaatCCATCGATGCCTATATTGCGAACCAACTGTCCCAGGTCCATAACACACTTGTTGCCGCACGAAATGGAACGGTCAATGCCGTCCGATTGTTCCAATTACGAACAACTATTCCAGACATAATATCGTACCAACTGCTGATTCTCACCAATTTCGCATCAAAGCAGAAGCAATACCTGAACCTTATGTCGTTGGTGGGAGTCGCAAATGCACCAGTTCTGACGATACTACCCACATCCATTCTATTGAGTGAACTGAATAACATTCGGAGCATTGTCAGCGAAAAAGGTTTGGGCTTTCCTGTACAACTGGCATCGGAAAATGTGCATTTACTCCTTCATATCTTAACGCCCGAAATTTCCCGATGTGGAGACCAAGTTTTCATCACTTTTAAGATTCCATTGATTGCGAAACTGACTGGAAACTACTTCACTCTGTTCAAGATAACAAGTGCACTGAATAATGTCAGCGGTACTATTTACAGCTTTATTGTCCCCAATCACGAGGTCATTGCTATCGATGCTCACAAGGAGCATTACGTCGTGTTAAGTGTCGATGACTTGAAAAAGTGTCGACAGGTTGGAAATGGGACTGCAACACTTTGCAAACAAACTTCACCACCAATGTCCGTTCGTACATCGACTGAATGTGAAATTATGATATTGCTGAAGTACAGAATACCGAAATGGTGCGACGAACGGTACATTCGTAACTACGCGGACATTTTTATAAGAGTTATGCAACCCAACACTTGGCTTGTAACGATGCCAAAAAGTAGCAAGATTCGCTACCTGTGTGAAGGAAAGAAAATCTACGAAACAACGAGTCAAATAAACGGACTGCTGACCATCGACTCTAACTGCCAATTTTTCACCGACGATGTGGTCATAGCCGGGGACACCACTTTGCCGAAGAGATCCGTACGTGAACATCTAGTTGGCCATTTCGAAAAAGAACAGCAACTAAACGAAACGTCTGGTTTGGAAAGCAACGAACATTTCACATCGAACCATATTGCCCAAGTGATTGGTTTCGGTGAAAGCGAATATCTTTTACGCATAAGCTGCAGCAGATCTGATGCGAGAATTATGAAAAGTGTAACTGAACTGGAAGATAAAGTGGCTACACGTTTCGGTCCTGAAATATCTTTAGTGATAGACGCCTTCATCATCTGTTGCACGGTTTTATTTTCGGCTTGCTTTTTAATTGCTACGTGTAAGGCGATTGAGGATTACCGTGCTTGGAAATTAAAACACCCATCAACCATCACTCCCAAACCATCTGCGCCAGCCGCCACTACcaaaacattcatttcaacAGCATGA